The Trachemys scripta elegans isolate TJP31775 chromosome 14, CAS_Tse_1.0, whole genome shotgun sequence genome segment TGTTGTCATTGGCTCCAGCTTCTGAATCCCATGTGCTGCTGAGCCCCCTGATCTAGGTAGTGACTGatcactgttcctagctctgtctctctcagcaCATTCACACTGCTTCACAAGGGGTAAGCCATTCAGTGTTAATCACCCTTGATGGCTTTGTCACTGCAGAAATTGAGATGAAAATATAAACTTGTGCTGTGACTGTGAGGCATGGTTAAGTTCTCTTCCTATTGTGTATTGAAAGTTATGCATGGTCACATAGCAGCATTATAGCATTTAGAAAATACATAGCACTCATTAACAGATATTAAAGAACTTTGTAAAGTGTCTTAAGTAGCATCTCCATATTACACAAGAGCAACAGAGCATATGCTGAGAGCTCTTGTTTCATAAACCTCAAATCACATTAAGAGAACAGTAAGTGGTATTGTCATCAACAATTTCACAGAGGAGgtaacagaggcacagagagaggaaaggaCAATCTCAAGGTCGGAGTGGatgagccaggaataaaacccaagtcCCTGGAATTGAATTCTTGTATCCACTCCACTGGAATCTGCTGGACTCTGCAGTGTAAGTAAGGCTAAATTAGGTATGAGCCCAGCAATGGCCTTTGGCTTGGGTTTTCACAGGAGCCCAGGAAAGTGGCATTTAATTCTCTTAGTCTCCACTGATAATCTCAGACATTGTGGCTAAAGTAATATACAAGTATGGTCAGGAGTTCTGCAGCTGAGATGTGTTCAACCATAGAGATACCAGACAATAGGAACATTTCCAAGGTGATTCCACTTAGGGCCTTAGGaaaaaatttccccaaaataccACCACCAACTGGTGTCGTTACTTAACCGTTGGGACGGAACCAGCAGGGAGAAGCCAGAATTGAAATGCTGACCACTTTGAAATGGAAGTCTCACTGTAAATTACAACAAATTTTGCATTTCCCCTAGATGAAACCCACAACAAACAAATGCCATGGAAATCAAACAACCATCACAGAATTCATTCTCCTGGGATTGGGGACATTCCCTCAACTGCacattcttctcttcctgctgtttctaGTGATCTACATTGTGACTCTGGCCGGGAACATCCTCATCATTGCactagttgtggctgatcagcaccttcacacccccatgtacttcttcctggggaacttgtcctgcttagAGACCAGTTACACCTCGGCTATCATGCCCAGGATGCTGACCAATCTCttgactggggacagaaccattgCTGTTCATGCCTGCCTCACACAATtatatttctttgcttctctgatAGGCGCTGAATGTTATCTCTTATCtgtgatgtcttatgatcggtatttagcgatatgCAAACCTCTGCATTATTCAGCACTCATGAATGGCAGTTTCTGTATCAAGCTGGTGGCCGGGACATGGATAGGTGGATTTATGTCTGTTGCCTTCTTAATATCTATGATGTCACAATTAACATTCTGTGGGtccaatgaaattgaccatttcttttgtgattttcgCCCAATAATGAAACTGTCCTGCAGTGACACCCACACCCTGGAAGTTACTGCTTTCATAAATTCCTCCATATTTATATTGCTTCCATTTCTGTTGACCCTAGCATCCTATGGTAgtatcatctccaccatcctgagaatTCCTTCCATCACCGGGAgaaaaaaggccttttccacctgctcctctcacctcattgtggtgtCAATTTTCTATGGAACTCTAGTCATTGTATATTTGTTATCAGACTCTGATGCACTGAGGGACCTGAACAAAGTGTTCTCTATCTTTTATGGAGTCCTCACCCCATTGGTCAACCCCCTGGTATACAGCTTGAGAAACAAGGAGGTGAGGGAAGCCTTGAGAAAAACTGTCCTTAGTTTGCAAGATCATATCTCCATGATTGGtccattaaatatatatataaaaaatctgactcacacaagtagtctatACTCATCTTTGTGTGCCTGTTGAACTCATGCATATCAGAATCAGGACTCCCTGAAAGCAAGTGCAGACTCTGGGTGCTGCCTGCCTCTGGCAGTCTGACACATTTTGGAGGAAAATTAGAACACCAAGCCAAAGCCTTAAAAATACACTGCACCTCCTGCTCCCACTCTAAGGTCTGAAGAAAACTGTGTATCCTCCCTGATCTTGGATTATTTATTCTTGGAGTCTGGATGACTTTGCAAGTAAATACCTTAATTAGTTCATGAGAATAAAATAATTAAGAATGTGTTCTGCTTGAAATTTAGCTTTTACCATCGCCTTTCTTTCTCCCGAGTGATCTTAAAACTGGAATAAACATACTCTTCACACTTT includes the following:
- the LOC117887512 gene encoding olfactory receptor 11A1-like — protein: MKPTTNKCHGNQTTITEFILLGLGTFPQLHILLFLLFLVIYIVTLAGNILIIALVVADQHLHTPMYFFLGNLSCLETSYTSAIMPRMLTNLLTGDRTIAVHACLTQLYFFASLIGAECYLLSVMSYDRYLAICKPLHYSALMNGSFCIKLVAGTWIGGFMSVAFLISMMSQLTFCGSNEIDHFFCDFRPIMKLSCSDTHTLEVTAFINSSIFILLPFLLTLASYGSIISTILRIPSITGRKKAFSTCSSHLIVVSIFYGTLVIVYLLSDSDALRDLNKVFSIFYGVLTPLVNPLVYSLRNKEVREALRKTVLSLQDHISMIGPLNIYIKNLTHTSSLYSSLCAC